The DNA region GGATGATGGATCTGTAAAAGGTGAAGGTGCAGGACATGTGCTGAGCAGGTGGTGGTGCCTGCCCTCTCGGGCTCGTGTGCCTGGGGCAGGCCCTGAGAGCAAGTGGAGGAGGAACCACTGCAGGAGCCTCACTCAGTCCATTTTCCCAGGATACAAGACTTTCTGTTTTCCATACCCACTGAGGTGCTTTTAACCTCAAAGTTAAAAGGCAAACTGAAGCAAATACACCACGAGAGAAGCTGGAGAGTTTTCTCAACCCGTTTAGGTGTGCAGTAAAGCCCACGAGGGACGGGATTGCTGTGCTCCTGCTTTCCCAACTTTATCCTTGTTTCTCCCCAGGATGTGAAAAGTGCTGGAGTTGCACAGTCTGCTCTGCTGGGAGCCATCCCAACCCTGCCAAACGCAGAGCTCGTGGACTTTACCTACGACAGCTTCCAGGAGATTGATGAACCCATGTTACCTTTCACCACCACCCCGCCAGGCACGAGGAACGACTGGAACTCAGAGGATGAAGCCATAGCTGGGGCTGTGGGCTGTCATGAACAGCAACCAGCTGGGGAAACTGCCTCttctgaagaggaaggagaggctGAAGATGAAAGCTGTGAGATGACTTGGAAGAAGAGCAAGAGGCTAGCAGATGGCTTGATGAGATTCAGCATCGATCTCCTGAGAGAGGTCCAGCTGGAGTCCAACAGAACCAATGTGATCCTGTCACCCCTCAGCATCGCCCTCGCCTTGTCTCACCTGGCACTGGGTAACATCTTAGTTACAAAAGCACTGGTTCCTGCCCTTCCCTGTACCCCCTCCTAGAGGCACCAGGAACCAATGCGTAAAATGCGAAGATTAAATACACTTACTCTTACTCCTGCAGCTTCAATTAGGTGCTATTACAATTGAATCTGCCCTCTGTGGCCCATGCTGAGGCTCCTACTCTCAGGTTTCTCCCACCTCTTGTGTAAGGCGCAGTCTGTTTCTAACAGGAGGCAGGTAGAGTAACGTCCCTGTTTTTCACTACATGGGCCTGAACTAATGGGAATTTGACTTTGATTTTTAGGAGCAGCAGATCAGACAGAGAAGCATTTGCTGGAGGCGATGCACCTGGAGTCAGTGCCGTGTCTCCACCACATGTTGGGCACCTTTCACAGAAGGCTCACAGGATCGACCCTCAGCCTTGCATCACGTCTGTACCTGCAGAAAGGTGAGAGCTGGCACAGGGGTGTCTGTACCGGTGTGCGATAAAACTCTTGGTGACAGAGTGATGGAAGCATGCTGCCATAGCAGGAGATGTCTCTGCTTCCCTGAGCACGCCTGGGGAGTGTCATGCTACCAGCTGAGCTACTGAGCAAATTTTTTCAAGGTCTGATGACTTCATGTGGAATTCTTCCCCTTTGCCAGGATTTGAGGTGAAAGAGAAGTTTCTGGAGGATTCAGAGAAATTCTACAGGACAAAGCCCATGACTCTGTCTGGGATGTGTGAGGATGACCTCGTGGCTATAAACAACTGGGTAAAGGAAGCAACTAATGGGCAAATACCCACCTTCCTACAGCAGCTCCCTGAAAACACAGTGATGCTCTTGCTCAATGCAATCCACTTCCATGGTGAGCTCCACAGGCCTTACTTTTCAAGCCTGATCATCCAGAGGAATAGTTCAAAATCTACTAGTTTTCCACCACCACTGTAGCTGAATGGCATCTCCTCTCCTTGCTTCCTGCTAGTCAATCTGCTTGTTCTTTTCTTGTACCTCTGCTCTTCCTCTTGCTTAGATTTCTTTACAGTAATGATTCCCAACTACTTCATATGTGCTAAAAATGTTACTTGACAGCAGAGCCAGGATGCAGCAGGTGGAACCTGCAGCATTTTTGCCTTGTGGTTCAGGATCCCAGACAGTGCCACATCACTGCTCAGCTTAACCAGGTCACATGCAACTCACTACACACCAACCACAGAGCTCAGAGGCAGCTTCTGCAGATTTCTTTCTGACTACAGCACAGTGGTCAGGCACATCCTCCTCTTAATTCCCTGAGGGTTGTTCAGGGAAGTGCAGACTAAACATTTGTGGGGTAAATCTGCAAATGCGTTAGCTTGGTTTTGGAGCACTGTTTCACTCTAGGCAGCACAAAGGCAATactcttcatttttcaaagcaCAAACATCCATTACTTTATCTTCATAGCCTTCAGTAATCTCCCACGCTGAGGCATGAGGATTAATCCTTGTTCTTTTTGTTATTCCATAGGCCCTCTCTGGAAGATAAGAGCTTCACGCTGTTAGGGCCCTTCCAGCCTTGGTACTGACTTCTCTTTGTTGTATTTCTACTTGCCTGCTCACTATCTGCCTTGTTGGAGAGCTCATGATAGGAAGAGTGTCAGCTAGGCAGTTTCTGTTTTCCTACCCAAATTTAACTTTATTGAATtctaaacttttattttcatagGGTTTTGGAGGAATAAGTTTGATGTTAGCTTCACTGGGCCAGATGTATTCCACCTTGACAATGAGTTCGTGGTCCCAGTAGAGATGATGAAAGCCCAGAAGTACTCCCTGAGCTGGTTTACACTGGAGTCCCAGGACATTCAGGTAGGGCTCTATTAGGAGCACTACAAGTTTTGCTTGGAATTTCCTCTTGCTATTGTATTTCACTGACTGCAACTattctttccaaaaaaacccaaacgtcTTTCAACAGGCATGGCACACAAAAATTTAATAAGCATCCTTTGTCCGTGCTTCTAGCAAGAATGTTGAATCTTCACTCTCAATCTCTAGGAACAACGACAAAGAGATATTCCCACTAAATGGGAATTAATGGAGATTGAAAGCCCTGAGTTAAAGATAAATGAGGAAATATGGAAAGGAATTCCCTCAGACAGTGTACTGTTGGAGCCCTTCAGAATACAGCTACTGCCAGAATGGGTACAGTGTTTGTGCACATGGGCTTCCACCCCACCATGTGTTCACTAAAATCTGATGCTGTTATTCCAACAAACTTTCTTCCCTGAAGAAATCAGATACCTCCTTCCCACCAGGCTGTTTTTGTCTGGTAGCTATACTGGCTCTGTAGACCAATTAGAAAAAGACTAAATTAAAAGCATCACTTTCTGgacttcccttcctcttccataAATTCTTctggttggttttgtttccagGTGGCCAAGTTTCCCTTTAAGAGTAACATGAGTTTTGTGGTCATTGTACCAAACCAGTATACTTGGAATACCTCTCACGTGCTGGAGAACTTCCCTTACAAACAACTGTGCAAGCTTTTCCCCAGAGAGGTACCCACCACAGTGAAGATccccaaaataaaactgaactaCCAGCTGGAACTCAACAAGGTTCTCAGTCAAATGGGTAAGGCCTCTAACAGGATTTTCACAGAATAAGTGAAGCTGATCAATCTATATAGCATCTGTTCTCTGACACTAAAAACTGCCATCCTTGTTTCTAAAGCTGTGCCTCACAGCTTGCTCCAGATAACGTCCAAACTCTTTCAGCTCTtattcctctcctcctccttactcTTTGCTTGCCTAGCACCAAATGTTTTGCTCCAACAAGATTATACTACAGAAAAGGCAGCATTCACAGTTCCTCACAATCTTTACGAGTTCTTCCTATTCCCCCATTTGCAGCCAAGACCAACTTCCTCCTGTGTGTCAACCTTTATGTTAAATGGCAAAGGAAGAGATAGTGTCCAGGACACAGAAATTGCCAACAGAGAGAATGCAGATCTCAAAACCTGGAACTGAGAGctcactgaaataaaacactAAGCACTGCATTTCCAGATGAGAATAAATTGAGttcactttgttttgcagaattgcttAAACAAATAATCTCTGTAAAAGTGTTCCAGCCCAGCAAGAAAGAGCCTTCagacttgctgctgctttttaaggAAGGCTTTAAGTTCTTACACTACTGTCCTAAAACAGGTGGACAAAGCTTGTGAaaactgttctggttttggcacCCTCAGCCCTTCATACAGAGAGGGGGACTGGGGAACCTGGCTGGACCACAACTTTTGTTTCTGTTGCCTGCCAGTTCTCCAGTCCTCCATGGTGGACAACACATGTAGCAACACATTGTTTTCTTCGGGCTGCTTTGAGAAAAATCAGAGCTGGTGGCACCAACTGGGAAATGTTAACTTAGTCTCACTTCTCTGTAGGCCTCCAGGAGCTGTTCACAAGCCCAAATCTCCAGAAGATCACAGATGAGCCTCTCTTCGTATCCAGTATACAGCATCAATCTACCCTGGAGCTTAAAGAAGATGGGGTGGAAGCATCTGGTGCTACCAGCATCGCGATTTCACGCTCAGTCTCTGCCTTCAGCCTTGACCGGCCCTTTGTCTTCATTATCTTTGAAGATGAAACAGGCATCCCACTTTTTATAGGCAGTGTCCAGAACCCTAACCCCAATGCTGCTCCCCAGATAAAAGACCCACGGAACTCACGTGAAGCAACAGATGTCAATGAGTACCCCATGCCCAAATAAGAGAGGAGCAGAGCCTAAGTGTTCTGGGACTGCTGCCTGACCCTTTGGACCAGCTAAGAGAGGCCTTCTGTCCTTGGAGGCCTCCCTCTGAGGCCACAGGAGGCAATCTCTTGCAGTTTTCCTTTACAGATCCCTAGAGACCAGTCCTGGGATAGCCTATTCCAGCCTTGACgagcttctccaggctggagTTCCCCTCTGTTGAACCTGAAAAGCTTGCTCTGCCTGGATTTCCCTTCCAGGGCTCTCAGTTCTGGAAGGGAGACTTCCTTGTCCCCAGACTCTTATCAGAGTCTTTATTAAGCTCTTATTAGAGTCCCCTGTAGCCTGGAATCATCATTAGCATCTGGCAGCTTGAACAACAGCCAGAGATATTAATATGGCTCTTCCTTCCGCAGTTCCTGTGAACATGTCTCCCTTGAAGTGTTCCTCTGAAAACCATCTGTACCCACCTAGAAAATGACCTCTAGATAACTGGACTAGTAACCATCTTTAGGATGCATCAGATTATTTCCAGGCAGAGGCTCTTTTCAAAGATTCCCCTTTCCCACACCTAGGCTATTGGGATCTGATGGGGGAGGGTCTGCAGTGGGAAACCCCTTTGGATCCTTATCTCCAGCCCTTTTCCTGGGAAACTCTAGGTTCTTGCATAACGCTAGATTTTTTGAGACATAttttataaagtgttttttagtaatttttatgTTGGCAGAATAATAAAGAGTAAAGCAGAATATATTTGCTTAAGGTGTTGCCTTGAAAGAcccagcagagaaaggaaaaaggcacGCAACTTGAATGATTGCAAAGattgggaggaaaaaagtctgGGTGTGAGAGATGGAAAGGTAAGAAGGGCTCTTTGCAAAGGATCAGCTTTTTGCTACACCTCGCCACAGAGGACAACAGGGGCTGGGAGGTGAAATGGCTAATCTGTAAAGACTGTCCAAGGACTGAGTCCAATCAGCTTTGGGTATCTCACCTGCAGAAGGTGCAGGGCACACTCACTGGCTCAGAGCTGGCTTTGCGAAACGGGCAGAATTCCTTGAATTAGGGCATGAGCTTAGTGGCAGAGGGACAGGAGGGTATTTTGCCTGTGAGCAGCAATGCAGTGGtaagtagggaggtgacagtcctTAACCTTTCTCTTGGGCAAAACCTGACCACCGCTGGCACCTACTAGGAGATTGAAAGGTGCTGATCTGGCATCTGCTATCTGCTGGGATACTCCTGGCTCCACAGCACAATGCTGTTGATGGTTGGGAGAGCTTCcaggggaaggaggggcaggTTTTGACACTTGTAGCTGAAGTGTCGCTGCTTTTGCCCTGTTCTGTCAAGAAGCAATGTCCCGTTACAGCTTCGCTTTTGTCCGAGATGGGCACAGCTCCCTGGATCCTTGTTCTGATACAGCAGCGCCTGTCTGAAATGAGCTACCATGAAAGATTCTTGGGAACCCCTCCACCCAAGCGAGCCATCCTACCACTTAAAAATATTAGCCTAACTCGCCGTAGCCTGCCATGCTGCAGCTATTTCTGTACAAAACAACTGCTGTCCGTAGTAGATTTTGCTTCCGACCTCCCTCAGCTTCTGGTTAAAAAGGATGGTACTCTGTTTTTGTGAAATAGCAGTTACAGAGCACAAGGGCCATCCTTCTGGCAGTGTTTTCCTCACTTGGGAAGACTGCCTTCCCTCAAAGGAAGGAGCAGAATGCTTCTGGGAGCCTCCGTCCCTGAATAGTCTGCACCATCTGCTGGAATAAGAGGAGGACTGACTCACTAACCATGAATTTCAGGGATGCAGGAGACTTTGGGGAATAAAAAGTCCTGGCTCAAACCTGCAATTACACATTTCTTGCAGTCTAAAAGGGGAAGAACAGCTAAAGATAATGTCTACCCCTCTAACCAATGCAGTGACACGTACCCTTCAAAAAGAGGGTGTAATTACAGGGCCATATAATTTTAACAAGTAAACCCACAAAAATTCAGCCCTACTATGAGGGCATAGCTCTAGCCCACAGGGAACATTTTagcttatttatttatacagaTTCACTCCTAACATTCAGAAATACCATCCCACGCCTTAGGTAAGTCTTGCTTTGGCTACTGCAACCTCAGCACTAACCTCCCTGAATGCCACCCTGTTGCAACCTGTGCAAAATTTGAAGTGCAACTCTTCCTTTTCACACCTCTGCCCTCCAGCTCACCCTCTTCTATAaagttttttcccctcattctcAGTTTCCCAAACAGCTTTGGTTCTTATTTCCTATTTTCCATCTTTctgccatccctcctcctccaagCTATTCTTGTCAAACTATTAATTTCATCTTATTTGACAGTACAGCAGCCCTCCATAACTGTGCTTTGCTCAACAAACGATCAGTTACACCAACCTTAAAACTCTCTTTCACTCCACCGACTCTCCAGAAGAGGCAGTTTGTAAAATGCAAAGTAATATTAATGTCTCTGCTCAGGAATTTCCAACTTTGCTTTGCTAAGCTTTCATTTTGACTGAGCTCTATTCTGAAAAGACATGACTAGCACAAGGCGTCTGCTCTACAGCTCATCTGCACCACTGGCTGAGAATATCAAATAAGGCTCAATTTCTTTAATATTAGATGTGTTTTTCCTTAGTAGAGCAAATTCACATGAACGTGATCAGTACTTCCATAGCAGAGGTGAACACTGTTCAGACAGCATATTGCCTGCTGTCTTGAACCCAAACCAGAACAACagtaaaatgtttgttttgatttaacAAAACTGATTGAAGCCCTTGTATCTAGTTAGATAAGTATAATGCACCGTTTCAGGGATACCCTTCACCTACAGGAATAAAGCTGGCTTTGGTCTATAATAGCATTCTATACAACTGCCAATCTGATTTAAAAGGTTTAAAACCAAAGCTGTATTTAAACAGATGGGCTTTCACGTGAAGATACAGACGAGATGTAAAAACTCCTCTAGTGGTCCTTCCATAAAGGGCATTTTAATACCACAAATTAGGTAtcaaaaagagatgaaaaccaccAGAAGATGTCTCCGCAGCCAACACCCCTATTCTTGGGCCAATGATGGAAGACTAAGTACAAACATCTCTCTGCAGATGATTTCTCACAGAGCCAGCTGAGCAGTAGTTGAACACAGGGCTGTGACTCTTCTTGTTAGAAAGAGTCACCTTTGAAGCACTGACTAATCACAGGGCAGACTACCTGATTTGCTTTTCCGGCTTGCAAAACCTGCAGCTAATGCTTCTCTAAAACCATCCTTCCCTCTTTGCTGAGGGACTGTATGAGCTCAGTGCCATCATGTATGAGTAACTCCTTATTACCCGTTAGTGGCGAGGCTGGCAGCCCCAAAAGGTGACGTCCCAGTGCAAGCCTAGACTGGGGGCACTGACATTACTGGCTACAATTTACTCTCAGCATTTCCAAGCAGACAAACAGCTGCCTGGGATCAGGCTAGCTATGTGTCCACTTAGCCCAGTATCCTGTAACAAatgactgggggaaaaaaagccaagaatGACCAGCAACAAGGAAAAACAACTGTTCTCTGTATTGCCCAGCTGCTGAGCCTGATGTTACATCCGACCATTGTCAGCCTTCAATGGTCCTGTCTTCCACTaatttggtttgggttgttttttttcctcccaaatctATTTATCTTTCACCTTCTGCAATATCTAGTTACAATGAGTTCTACAATTTAATACTTACGAAAAATACACTCTCTTGATTTAAATGTGCACTGATGGGTGCTCCACAGAGTATTCTAttgcaaaaaataatgaaaccCCTCTGCCCTTTCCCCTCTCCAGATCATTTATCATTCTGTAAGCTCTTAGAACATTCTGTTAATTCATCTTTTTTACCAAGAAACCTTGGCTTTTTAGCCTCTCTCTTTTCAGCCAAAAACTTTAAGACAGTTACGTTAATAACTTCTTGTTAACTAGTAACTAATCACTGGATAGAACCACTTCTGAACGGCTTCCCCTTAACTGCTTTAAACAGCAACAGAATCCTGCTTCCACTTTACAAGTCTCTCCATTAAATCTCAGACATAAATCCATAAATCCATTAAACACTGCTGCATTAACCATACCTCTGAGACAGAAGAAATTCCCTCATGTGACACGCAGCAACACTGCAGGGATAAAAGACTTGCTCAAACAGGGCAGGGAGCATCTGCCTCTCCCGCCCTTATCACAGGGAGCACATTTGTTTTGGAGGGCAGGGTTAAAAAGTTAGTGCAATTCAGCgggagggtggcagcagcagaaaaTGGGAGCAGAGCACTTTAAGAGAGCCCTGGGAAGCTGTAACCTGAAGCCTGCCGaaggctgggctgggggaagcagcaaaaagcagaagTGGCTGCACCAAACCCACAGTGTCCCCGATTCGCACCCGCTGGGAGCCGGCCGAGAGGAGCCCGAGGTAAGGGGCAGCTCGCCCTTGCTCACTGCCAGCGGCGAGGGGAGCAGGGGACAGGGGCTGAGGCTGGGGAGCTCTCAGAGGACCTGGGAAACAGGAAGGAAGGTTCTTCTGCAGGTGTTAAAGGGTGGGATTCCCACCAAATGAGAGATCTCACCAAGGGCTGGGAGCCACCAGCATCCTAGGGCACCTCGTTGCCTCCGGGACTGAACTGTGCTTGGGAATTGGGGTGGTTTTCTGCCCTTCTAGCATCTGTGTTGCAGCTGGGAACATGCTTTTTCTGTGTGATGGTAACAATTTTGGTGATAGTCAAATCCTCTAGAGCTAGTGGTTGCAAGATGCttcaggagttagtgctgtgggGTTGAGCAATCACAGCGAGCAGTCTGAACTCGTGGGTGATGTTTCATAGCACCCTAAAATCAGAAATGTTTATAAATGATGTGAGACTTGTACTGCTATAGATGGAAAGCAAAATACTTCCTTTGCACCTGCAGGCCTTCCACAGACAACTCCCAGACACAAAGTTCCTTCTCAGCTCATTTCTCAAAGTTTTCTTCCTGTACCTTCCTAACTGTAACATCACATGCTGCATGCTGTTGCTCCTTCTATTCTCTTTAAAGGCAGccacagattttaaaatcatgCCTGAAACCATCCCACCTCTGCTCCAACCAAAttcttttctctgcatttttggCTGTGTGCTAAGAGACATGCAAATAGAATCCAGATGTTCAGGCCAATTCAAACGCAAAAGGCTTTGTCTTTCTAAAATGGAAATTGCTTTTTGGCAAAGTTTGAGAAATATGAAGCTGGTGACAGTACTGGCAAAAACAATACAAAATCTGCAAAACCAATCTCCGCTCTCATGCTCCCAGGAGCTCAGTGTAGTTGGAAGCAGAGGTtgtgttgagatttttttttttttttttttttttttccagaggaaaggTTATGCTCCATGGAAAACCTTCATCTAAGCTAGACTGGGCCAAACCTCTTCTGCTCAGCATGCAAGAGTACTGCTTGGTGCAGGCATCCTCACAAAGCCCTCGCTAAGATCTGTTTAACTTAGACTCATGCAGGGCTTCTATCATCTCTCTTTCAGCATGGTGCCTATTCACTGTAAAGCTCTGCAGTGATATAAGCAATCCCAACATCATATCCACAATCGTACCACCAAGTGCATCGGTTTGTTCTAGTATAGTAAATCCTCTTGATACACATCTTCTGCACCAGAATACCTCATCCACTCGGCAGCTCGGATAGCGGGAGGTCACAGGATGCAAGCGCACAGGGAAAAGAGGGTACCACTTCTGTGTTACGCTGTCTAAACATAGATGAAAACTTAAAACCTCCACTGCGACACCTTTTTCTCCAAGGCAGAACTACCTGCAGAAGAAAAGGGTTTTGGCAGGAGAGGGAAACAGTGAGCTGCCTTTCACTGAAGTAGAACTTCTGCCTGAACAGACCGGGTCCTGAACTGGGGCTGTTGTAGCCACGTGGCTTTAAGTTGTATTTCTACCAGCAGGCATGTTTTCTTTATAGCTGAAGTTAATCTGAAACACATGTTCTTTATCCTACTTCACTGGATGCCTGGATCACAGGGGTTAGTTAAATACAACCCTCTTCCTTTAATTTCTGGGAATCTATATAAACATTGCTTCAGACCAGCCTCAGTGGCGTCTGTTCTCGGGGGCATGACACTTACTGCAGTAGCTCTGGTTTACCCGCAGTGAAACCCTGGGTTACACACTGCCCTTTGGACCAGACAGATCTGTCTGGAAGGGCCACATACGCCAATATTGGAATGACTAAAAGTGAATTCCAGAGAAGGAACAGCTTTGGGGAGTTCGGCACTTTTCTCTCACCTCCATTAAAAATGTTGAATAAGCCAAGCTCTTTCACTGCTCTAGATCTGGCCCAGCGTTAGGTATTTACTCCCAGCCCCTTTCCTTACTGTCTTTTAAGAAAGCTCTTCTACTTTTACTTTATCGAACTGCAAATAAGAAGCAAAGGACACACACAGGCTGTACAGCCTTCCAGGTTCACGCAGACACAAGAAACATGACAAACTACTGCCCGAGGCAGGTAACTTGTACAGCAGAGCAGCAACCACTCAGTTTCGCCTTCTGCCCCATTCAACAACATGGATTTACTACCTTTTATAAATGATGTATTGCATTGTTTTAAGTCTGAAACTCAGAAGATGCCA from Strix uralensis isolate ZFMK-TIS-50842 chromosome 20, bStrUra1, whole genome shotgun sequence includes:
- the SERPINF2 gene encoding alpha-2-antiplasmin isoform X1 translates to MVFLWGLLLLCLSALHSHLRFSLAHAIEQKHLLLDKDGELKDVKSAGVAQSALLGAIPTLPNAELVDFTYDSFQEIDEPMLPFTTTPPGTRNDWNSEDEAIAGAVGCHEQQPAGETASSEEEGEAEDESCEMTWKKSKRLADGLMRFSIDLLREVQLESNRTNVILSPLSIALALSHLALGAADQTEKHLLEAMHLESVPCLHHMLGTFHRRLTGSTLSLASRLYLQKGFEVKEKFLEDSEKFYRTKPMTLSGMCEDDLVAINNWVKEATNGQIPTFLQQLPENTVMLLLNAIHFHGFWRNKFDVSFTGPDVFHLDNEFVVPVEMMKAQKYSLSWFTLESQDIQVAKFPFKSNMSFVVIVPNQYTWNTSHVLENFPYKQLCKLFPREVPTTVKIPKIKLNYQLELNKVLSQMGLQELFTSPNLQKITDEPLFVSSIQHQSTLELKEDGVEASGATSIAISRSVSAFSLDRPFVFIIFEDETGIPLFIGSVQNPNPNAAPQIKDPRNSREATDVNEYPMPK
- the SERPINF2 gene encoding alpha-2-antiplasmin isoform X2, whose amino-acid sequence is MVFLWGLLLLCLSALHSHLRFSLAHAIEQKHLLLDKDGELKDVKSAGVAQSALLGAIPTLPNAELVDFTYDSFQEIDEPMLPFTTTPPGTRNDWNSEDEAIAGAVGCHEQQPAGETASSEEEGEAEDESCEMTWKKSKRLADGLMRFSIDLLREVQLESNRTNVILSPLSIALALSHLALGAADQTEKHLLEAMHLESVPCLHHMLGTFHRRLTGSTLSLASRLYLQKGFEVKEKFLEDSEKFYRTKPMTLSGMCEDDLVAINNWVKEATNGQIPTFLQQLPENTVMLLLNAIHFHGFWRNKFDVSFTGPDVFHLDNEFVVPVEMMKAQKYSLSWFTLESQDIQVAKFPFKSNMSFVVIVPNQYTWNTSHVLENFPYKQLCKLFPREVPTTVKIPKIKLNYQLELNKVLSQMAKTNFLLCVNLYVKWQRKR